The Chlorocebus sabaeus isolate Y175 chromosome 1, mChlSab1.0.hap1, whole genome shotgun sequence genome includes a region encoding these proteins:
- the UBQLNL gene encoding LOW QUALITY PROTEIN: ubiquilin-like protein (The sequence of the model RefSeq protein was modified relative to this genomic sequence to represent the inferred CDS: inserted 1 base in 1 codon; substituted 1 base at 1 genomic stop codon) — protein MSHAISRTSRMSQSGCPSGLSADKNIPSSATQVIVKTAGNQKDFMVADDISVRQFKEMLLAHFQCQMDQLVLVFMGRLLKDHDTLSQRGIMDGHTIYLVIMSKHGSRSLAHSFQDLPTNDPCHWDRNTKGNSSGVHQPTGMNQAPVELAHFVGPDAPKVHTQNLEVSHPEHKAQVLENPSIQRLLSNMEFMRQFISEHLDTQQLMQQNPEVSHLLDNSEILWQTLELARNLAMIQEIMQIQQPSQNLEYPLNPQLYLGLETMPGGNNALGQNCADINDQMLNSMQDPFGGNPFTALLAGQVLEQVQSSPPPSPPSQEXQDQLXQHPATRVIYNSSGGLSSNTSASDTPNKVNHTSKANTAMISTKGQSHVCATRQPAGIPALPSIELTQQLQEEYKDATVSLSSSRQILEGDLQLSDEQTSSQITGGMMQSLMNTPYLAAQIMLFMSMPQLSEQWRQQLPTFLQQTQISHLLIALANPKAFQAILQIEQGLRLLATEAPVLLPWVAPYLWGLGWLSGPSCSYPDTVLCSWNVSDIPEPKGPECCHEPGTVL, from the exons ATGTCGCATGCCATCTCTCGAACATCCAGGATGTCCCAGAGTGGATGTCCTTCAGGTCTTTCGGCAGACAAAAATATCCCTTCAAGTGCTACTCAAGTGATAGTGAAGACTGCAGGCAACCAGAAAGACTTTATGGTAGCTGATGACATCTCGGTGAGGCAGTTCAAGGAGATGCTATTGGCTCACTTCCAATGCCAAATGGACCAACTAGTGCTGGTCTTCATGGGCCGCCTTCTCAAAGACCATGACACACTGAGCCAGAGGGGCATCATGGATGGCCACACCATCTACCTGGTCATCATGTCCAAGCATGGCTCCAGATCTCTAGCCCATTCCTTCCAGGATCTGCCAACGAATGATCCCTGCCACTGGGACAGAAACACCAAAGGAAACAGCAGCGGGGTGCACCAACCAACTGGTATGAATCAAGCTCCAGTAGAATTGGCCCACTTTGTGGGGCCTGATGCACCCAAAGTGCATACCCAGAACTTGGAAGTGAGCCATCCAGAGCACAAAGCACAGGTGCTGGAGAATCCTAGCATCCAGCGGCTTCTGTCCAACATGGAGTTCATGCGGCAGTTCATCTCAGAACATTTAGACACTCAACAATTGATGCAGCAGAACCCAGAAGTTTCCCACCTTCTTGACAATTCTGAGATCCTATGGCAGACTCTGGAGTTGGCCAGGAACCTTGCTATGATCCAAGAGATAATGCAGATCCAACAACCTTCACAAAACCTTGAGTATCCACTGAACCCACAGCTGTATCTGGGCTTAGAGACAATGCCAGGTGGGAATAATGCCCTGGGTCAGAACTGTGCTGACATTAATGATCAAATGCTGAACAGTATGCAAGATCCTTTTGGAGGAAACCCTTTCACAGCTCTCCTGGCAGGACAAGTGCTGGAACAAGTCCAGTCTTCACCTCCACCTTCACCACCATCCCAGGAATGACAAGACCAGC CACAGCATCCTGCAACCCGAGTCATCTATAATAGCTCTGGTGGTTTATCTTCAAACACCTCAGCCAGTGACACCCCTAACAAGGTCAACCACACTTCCAAGGCCAACACTGCTATGATTTCCACCAAAGGCCAGAGCCATGTCTGTGCCACTCGGCAGCCAGCTGGGATACCAGCCTTACCTAGCATAGAGCTTACCCAGCAGCTTCAAGAAGAATACAAGGATGCCACTGTTTCTCTAAGTAGCTCCAGACAGATATTAGAGGGTGATCTCCAGCTGTCAGATGAACAGACCAGCTCCCAGATCACAGGAGGCATGATGCAGTCGCTTATGAACACCCCCTACCTGGCAGCTCAGATTATGTTGTTCATGAGCATGCCTCAGCTGAGTGAACAGTGGAGGCAGCAGCTGCCCACATTCCTGCAGCAGACACAGATTTCTCATCTGCTTATTGCTTTAGCCAACCCTAAAGCATTCCAAGCAATATTGCAGATTGAGCAGGGCCTCCGGCTGCTGGCCACAGAGGCTCCAGTTCTTCTGCCTTGGGTTGCACCTTACCTATGGGGCTTGGGTTGGCTTTCTGGCCCCAGCTGCAGCTATCCTGACACAGTGCTCTGTTCCTGGAATGTTTCGGATATACCCGAGCCTAAGGGACCTGAGTGCTGCCACGAACCTGGAACAGTCCTGTAG